The following coding sequences lie in one Oncorhynchus nerka isolate Pitt River linkage group LG14, Oner_Uvic_2.0, whole genome shotgun sequence genomic window:
- the LOC115141159 gene encoding potassium voltage-gated channel subfamily E member 1 produces MLHLNGTELQTLLLSFLQQCLNGTGLLVPVLSQNYTTQQAVLPVGGAIPKAQAQGFVYILLMVGMFSFFTFGIMLSYIRSKKLESSHDPYHQYIAHDWTKGLTLPRAVTQALHEADTRIGDNGKNPMVICNPAALEQLPG; encoded by the coding sequence ATGCTGCACTTAAATGGCACAGAGCTGCAGACTCTCCTGCTATCCTTCCTACAGCAATGTCTGAACGGCACAGGTTTACTGGTCCCAGTACTCTCTCAGAACTACACTACCCAGCAGGCCGTTCTCCCAGTGGGCGGGGCTATACCTAAGGCTCAAGCTCAGGGATTTGTGTACATTCTACTGATGGTAGGTATGTTTAGTTTCTTCACGTTTGGTATCATGCTGAGCTACATCCGCTCCAAGAAGCTAGAGAGCTCCCACGATCCGTATCACCAGTACATTGCCCACGACTGGACCAAAGGACTCACCCTCCCACGGGCCGTCACACAGGCACTGCATGAGGCAGACACACGTATTGGAGACAACGGGAAGAACCCCATGGTCATCTGCAACCCTGCTGCATTGGAGCAGCTCCCAGGATAG
- the LOC115141160 gene encoding dnaJ homolog subfamily C member 28-like: MSYAMQLLIHRGDFCHGRTLLPLGLRSLLRTLSSGPHVSRSLRESYQLLQLELPDVGESSPAQVKEAYRRMAKLYHPDSGAATADEAMFARVEEAYRAVLAHQSRLQSCGGSMEEEEEKVKGVAPQHRHYLSYEGVGAGTPSQRERQYRQFRVDRAVEQVLDYRQKEHETAAAAEGALVERDVRQRSRQIKVTQAVERLVEDLIQESMSRGDFRNLSGAGKPINKFEHNPYADPMTHNLNRILIDNGYQPPWIVTQRDIREDIAQIRERLLQGQARLADPMNPREHAQWQQLCGVVADDLMKLNKTVDNFNLIAPMLTMQMVHFSLEREIDRAEKAAIQGRQESKRERVREWEEQRREREREREKRDKIKTHQHSWQGGLLAWMQNLLK; this comes from the coding sequence ATGAGTTACGCCATGCAGCTGTTGATTCACCGTGGGGATTTCTGTCATGGCCGCACGCTGCTCCCCCTGGGCCTCCGGTCTCTTCTCCGCACTCTGAGTTCTGGTCCCCATGTGAGCCGCAGCCTCCGGGAGAGCTACCAGCTGTTACAGCTTGAGCTTCCAGATGTGGGCGAGAGTAGCCCTGCGCAGGTGAAAGAAGCCTACCGACGCATGGCCAAGCTGTACCATCCAGACTCGGGCGCTGCTACGGCAGACGAGGCAATGTTTGCGCGGGTAGAGGAGGCATACCGCGCCGTGCTGGCGCACCAGTCCCGGCTTCAGAGCTGTGGGGGTTcgatggaagaagaggaggagaaggtgaaaggcGTGGCTCCTCAGCACCGCCACTACCTGAGCTACGAGGGCGTGGGCGCTGGGACGCCTAGCCAGCGCGAGCGCCAATACCGTCAATTTCGAGTGGATCGGGCGGTGGAGCAGGTCCTCGACTACCGCCAGAAGGAGCATGAAACGGCGGCTGCAGCCGAGGGGGCGCTGGTGGAGAGGGACGTCCGCCAGCGCAGCCGGCAGATCAAGGTCACACAGGCAGTGGAGAGGCTGGTGGAAGACCTCATTCAGGAATCCATGTCCCGGGGAGACTTCCGCAACCTGAGTGGCGCCGGGAAGCCCATCAACAAGTTTGAGCACAACCCTTATGCCGACCCCATGACCCACAACCTCAACCGCATCCTCATCGACAACGGCTACCAGCCACCCTGGATTGTCACGCAACGCGACATCCGAGAGGACATCGCGCAGATCCGAGAGAGACTGCTGCAGGGCCAGGCGCGGCTTGCCGACCCCATGAACCCCAGGGAGCATGCTCAGTGGCAGCAGTTGTGTGGGGTTGTGGCGGATGACCTTATGAAGCTCAATAAAACGGTGGATAACTTCAACCTGATTGCGCCCATGCTTACCATGCAAATGGTCCACTTCAGTTTGGAGCGTGAGATCGACCGCGCAGAGAAAGCAGCCATTCAAGGCAGAcaggagagcaagagggaaagagtgagggagtgggaggagcagagaagagaaagagaaagggagcggGAGAAGAGAGATAAGATTAAAACACATCAACACTCTTGGCAAGGCGGCCTGCTGGCATGGATGCAGAATTTACTAAAATGA